A stretch of the Tardiphaga sp. 709 genome encodes the following:
- a CDS encoding Crp/Fnr family transcriptional regulator, whose product MSETIDDLNDGAHFLDRLTVEERAQIRENGRQFTVRQGEAIFSQGAHHQGIFIIERGQVRVFYTAPTGREITLAYWTPGHFIGGPAISGGGTHMWSGVAIEDCDITHLSSTTLQALLLRMPTFALALIDGLVAKGKCYSSMAQMLGTRSVIERLAQYILNLSELYGVADGDAVVINRKVTHDQIAAMVGSTRQWVTMMLKRFHAKRIVSIDGGVIRIHRLDQLEQILLKD is encoded by the coding sequence ATGAGCGAGACGATCGATGACCTGAACGATGGCGCCCATTTTCTCGATCGCCTCACGGTAGAGGAGCGCGCGCAGATCCGCGAGAACGGACGCCAGTTCACGGTGAGGCAAGGCGAGGCGATCTTCAGCCAGGGCGCGCATCATCAGGGAATTTTTATCATCGAGCGCGGCCAGGTCCGGGTGTTCTACACCGCCCCGACTGGGCGCGAGATCACCCTGGCTTATTGGACGCCGGGCCACTTCATCGGTGGTCCGGCGATTTCCGGTGGCGGTACTCATATGTGGTCCGGCGTCGCCATTGAGGATTGCGATATCACGCATCTCTCCAGCACCACACTGCAGGCGCTGCTGCTGCGCATGCCCACTTTCGCGCTGGCGCTGATCGACGGGCTGGTCGCCAAGGGCAAATGCTATTCGTCGATGGCGCAGATGCTGGGCACGCGGTCGGTGATCGAGCGCCTCGCGCAATACATCCTGAACCTCTCGGAGCTCTACGGCGTGGCCGATGGTGACGCGGTCGTGATCAACCGTAAGGTGACGCACGACCAGATCGCGGCGATGGTAGGCTCGACCCGGCAATGGGTCACGATGATGCTGAAGCGGTTCCACGCCAAGCGCATCGTCTCCATCGATGGCGGCGTTATCCGTATCCACCGCCTCGACCAGCTTGAACAGATCCTGCTGAAGGATTAG
- a CDS encoding ABC transporter substrate-binding protein: MKRFGLGIIAAFTMAWAGTASAETIRVALGTQDTTINCATGGLIVRELKLLEKYLPRDGKYKDVTYDIQWKNFTSGAPLTNEMVAAKLDFGAMADFPGSLNGVAFQKAGRRSLFITTLSGSTKGSGNGIVVPTSSPAQSIADLKGKTISVPFASTSHGMLLRAIKAQGWNPETDVNIITQAPEVAGPALQANKIEAHADFVPFAELFPWRGFARKIFDGSQADAPTFHGALVDSEYADKYPEIVQAYLSASLEADRLFAAEPEKYSELITKVTGIEAEVNYLFHGPLGLQTRGLTWKPEYRQAVQTSIDTLKLLKRADGDLDIDKFVTDKYIRAAFVKAGRDYDAELKDYAQLTLKAKDALTGAEITDVSRVAQIWVKDEPLVRHYASPENALKALAALEKDGKSARVVYAQDRESGIKLFAQQAWFVRAANGELGAFLSRGAAEKWASAKGGQVVDFAGAREAVVVSR, from the coding sequence ATGAAACGATTTGGATTGGGGATTATCGCGGCCTTTACGATGGCGTGGGCCGGAACGGCGAGCGCCGAGACCATTCGCGTCGCGTTGGGTACGCAGGACACGACGATCAATTGCGCCACCGGCGGGCTGATCGTGCGCGAGCTCAAGCTGCTCGAGAAGTATCTGCCCCGCGACGGCAAGTACAAGGACGTCACCTACGACATCCAGTGGAAGAACTTCACCAGCGGGGCGCCGCTCACCAACGAGATGGTGGCCGCCAAGCTCGATTTCGGTGCGATGGCGGATTTCCCGGGCTCGCTCAACGGCGTCGCATTCCAGAAAGCCGGCCGCCGCAGCCTCTTCATCACCACACTGTCCGGCAGCACCAAGGGGAGCGGCAATGGCATCGTTGTTCCGACCAGTTCGCCCGCGCAATCGATCGCCGACCTGAAGGGCAAGACCATCTCGGTGCCGTTTGCGTCGACGTCGCATGGCATGCTGCTGCGGGCGATCAAGGCGCAAGGCTGGAATCCCGAAACCGACGTCAACATCATCACCCAGGCGCCGGAAGTCGCAGGGCCCGCGCTGCAGGCCAACAAGATCGAGGCTCATGCCGATTTCGTGCCGTTCGCCGAACTGTTCCCGTGGCGCGGCTTCGCCCGCAAGATCTTCGACGGCTCGCAGGCGGATGCGCCGACCTTCCACGGCGCGCTGGTCGATAGCGAATATGCCGACAAGTATCCGGAGATCGTGCAGGCCTATCTGAGCGCCAGCCTAGAGGCGGATCGCCTATTCGCTGCCGAGCCGGAAAAATACAGCGAACTGATCACCAAGGTGACCGGCATCGAGGCCGAGGTGAACTATCTGTTCCACGGCCCGCTCGGCCTGCAGACGCGCGGCCTGACCTGGAAGCCTGAATATCGCCAGGCGGTCCAGACCTCCATCGATACGCTGAAGCTACTCAAGCGCGCCGACGGCGATCTCGATATCGACAAGTTCGTCACCGACAAATACATCCGCGCGGCCTTCGTCAAAGCCGGGCGTGACTATGACGCGGAGCTGAAGGATTACGCCCAGCTCACGCTGAAGGCGAAGGACGCCCTGACCGGTGCCGAAATCACGGATGTCAGCCGGGTCGCGCAGATCTGGGTCAAGGACGAACCGTTGGTGCGGCACTATGCATCGCCCGAGAACGCCCTGAAGGCGCTGGCAGCGCTGGAAAAGGACGGCAAGAGCGCACGGGTCGTCTACGCGCAGGACCGAGAAAGTGGCATCAAGCTGTTCGCGCAGCAGGCCTGGTTCGTTCGCGCGGCCAATGGCGAACTCGGCGCCTTCCTGTCGCGCGGCGCCGCCGAAAAATGGGCCTCGGCCAAGGGCGGCCAGGTGGTCGATTTCGCCGGCGCGCGTGAAGCCGTAGTGGTGAGCCGCTGA
- a CDS encoding ABC transporter permease: MATGSGGMHVGRLLVQVGSILACIAFWQVASTLRLNLGIVTFRNVPPPTEVLQSLIVLLQSPKLLAHLGSSLGRVFAGYGVAALLGILLGFAIGRSRAASDVLLPPLELLRPIPAVAWIPLSILMFPSSELSMIFITFIGALFPIVLNTIHGVANVDRRLVASARSLGGSRAAILREIVLPGAAPSIVTGLAIGMGTSWFCLVTAEMISGQFGIGYYTWESYTLQNYADIIVGMLVIGLFGMGSSWLLTTLGHVLMPWRSPMVAR, from the coding sequence ATGGCGACGGGATCAGGGGGCATGCATGTGGGCCGCCTGCTGGTGCAGGTGGGATCGATCCTGGCCTGCATTGCGTTCTGGCAGGTGGCGTCCACTCTGCGCCTCAATCTCGGGATCGTCACCTTTCGTAACGTACCGCCGCCGACCGAGGTCCTGCAGTCGCTGATTGTGCTGCTGCAGTCGCCCAAGCTGCTGGCGCATCTCGGCAGCAGCCTCGGACGCGTCTTTGCCGGCTACGGGGTCGCGGCACTCTTGGGGATTCTGCTTGGCTTTGCCATCGGCCGGTCGCGCGCGGCGAGCGACGTGCTGCTGCCACCGCTGGAACTGCTGCGCCCTATTCCGGCGGTCGCCTGGATCCCGTTGTCGATCCTGATGTTTCCATCCTCGGAACTGTCGATGATCTTCATCACTTTCATCGGCGCGCTGTTTCCCATCGTGCTCAATACCATTCACGGCGTTGCCAATGTGGATCGCCGCCTGGTCGCTTCGGCGCGCAGCCTCGGTGGCAGCCGCGCCGCCATCCTGCGCGAGATCGTGTTGCCGGGCGCAGCCCCCAGTATCGTCACCGGCCTTGCCATCGGCATGGGAACATCATGGTTCTGCCTGGTGACGGCGGAGATGATCTCGGGCCAGTTTGGCATCGGCTATTATACGTGGGAATCCTACACCTTGCAGAATTACGCTGACATCATCGTTGGCATGCTGGTGATCGGATTGTTCGGCATGGGCAGCAGCTGGCTGCTGACGACGCTTGGACATGTCCTGATGCCCTGGCGAAGCCCGATGGTGGCGCGATGA
- a CDS encoding ABC transporter ATP-binding protein: MKAPRVNGHGVGLGRIAIEDASISLGHGNDAFEAVAGLDISVAPGEFVCILGPSGCGKSTLLGALAGHVANTSGSLTVDGQAITGPSPDRGIVFQQHTLFPWKKVRENVCFGPKMRGVGKVARRQLADELLALVGLSGFEEFYPSQLSGGMQQRVEIARVLINQPRVLLMDEPFSALDAQTRSMMHELLLDIWTERPTTLIFVTHDIEEALFLADRVIVMSRRPGRIVEDLRVPFARPRPADIVTEIEFARLKRHLLLLLRPDQQSTALSEHQSEHALAPN, from the coding sequence ATGAAGGCACCGCGGGTTAACGGCCACGGCGTCGGCCTCGGGCGAATTGCGATCGAGGATGCATCCATATCGCTTGGTCATGGCAACGATGCCTTCGAAGCGGTCGCCGGTCTCGACATCTCTGTCGCGCCCGGCGAGTTCGTCTGCATCCTGGGGCCGTCGGGCTGCGGCAAGTCCACCCTGCTCGGCGCGTTGGCGGGACACGTAGCAAATACCAGCGGTAGCCTTACCGTGGACGGACAGGCGATTACCGGCCCGAGCCCGGATCGCGGCATCGTGTTCCAGCAGCACACCCTGTTCCCTTGGAAAAAGGTACGTGAGAATGTCTGCTTCGGGCCGAAGATGCGCGGCGTCGGCAAGGTTGCGCGGCGACAGCTCGCGGACGAATTGCTCGCACTGGTCGGGCTATCCGGCTTCGAGGAGTTTTATCCGTCACAGTTGTCAGGCGGCATGCAGCAGCGTGTCGAGATCGCGCGCGTACTCATCAACCAGCCGCGCGTACTTTTGATGGACGAGCCGTTTAGCGCGCTCGATGCCCAGACCCGATCGATGATGCATGAGTTGCTGCTCGACATCTGGACCGAACGTCCCACCACGCTGATCTTCGTCACGCATGATATCGAGGAGGCGCTGTTTCTCGCCGACCGCGTGATCGTGATGAGCCGGCGCCCTGGGCGGATCGTCGAGGATCTGCGAGTGCCATTCGCGCGTCCACGGCCAGCTGATATTGTCACCGAGATTGAATTCGCGCGTCTGAAGCGGCACCTGCTTCTGCTTCTCCGTCCGGATCAACAGTCTACTGCGCTGTCTGAACACCAGAGCGAACACGCATTGGCGCCGAATTAG
- a CDS encoding Lrp/AsnC family transcriptional regulator: MTDVDVTTPPIGRRLDAIDRRILTLIQENSSLSVADIGDIVGLSATPCWKRIKRLEGDGVIVGKVALVDPSSVGLDMTIFLDVQSDDHSEAWLRKFSSVVKDMPEVVACYRMAGDVDYCLRIVVSDASEFEEFHRQLNALVRIKSTRPHYVVKTLKSSTSLPIAPEPAQR; encoded by the coding sequence ATGACTGATGTTGATGTAACAACGCCGCCGATCGGTCGCCGTCTCGACGCCATCGATCGCAGGATTCTCACCTTGATCCAGGAGAACTCGTCACTGTCGGTTGCCGATATCGGAGATATCGTGGGGCTCTCTGCGACGCCCTGCTGGAAGCGGATCAAGCGGCTGGAGGGCGATGGAGTCATCGTCGGCAAGGTTGCCCTGGTCGATCCATCCTCGGTCGGTCTGGATATGACAATATTTCTCGATGTCCAGAGCGACGATCATTCGGAGGCTTGGCTCAGGAAATTCTCGTCGGTCGTCAAGGATATGCCGGAAGTGGTCGCTTGCTATCGCATGGCGGGAGACGTGGACTACTGCCTTCGCATCGTCGTCAGCGATGCATCCGAATTCGAGGAATTCCATCGTCAGCTCAACGCACTGGTACGGATCAAGTCGACGCGGCCGCATTATGTGGTCAAGACGTTGAAGTCGTCGACTTCGCTGCCCATCGCACCCGAGCCGGCTCAACGCTGA
- a CDS encoding ABC transporter permease translates to MIVLIVLWWIGTDLLTPKGSFVRHFAPGTAFASLLTLLTQSDLSIHLLVSLRRVLVGLGLALLIGVPIGLAVGRSQRLDAATSPAFQFLRMISPLSWMPIAVMVFGIGDRPIYFLLAFAAVWPILLNTAEGVRRLEPNWLRLASSLSATRWETLRHVIIPGVLGHILAGLRLAIGVVWIVLVPCEMLGVSAGVGYFILDTRDRLAYSELMAMVLMIGLLGFLLDAAARALIRLAAPGRMRVPA, encoded by the coding sequence TTGATTGTCCTGATTGTCCTGTGGTGGATCGGGACGGATCTGCTGACCCCGAAAGGGAGTTTCGTGCGTCATTTCGCGCCGGGCACAGCGTTCGCCAGTCTGCTGACGCTGCTGACGCAATCTGACCTGTCGATCCATCTGCTCGTGAGTTTGCGCCGTGTCCTGGTCGGCCTCGGGCTCGCGCTATTGATCGGTGTGCCGATTGGCCTTGCGGTGGGCCGTTCGCAACGTCTCGATGCAGCGACGTCGCCGGCGTTTCAGTTTCTGCGGATGATCTCGCCACTGTCCTGGATGCCGATTGCGGTCATGGTGTTCGGGATCGGCGATCGTCCCATCTACTTCCTGCTCGCGTTTGCAGCCGTCTGGCCGATTCTGCTGAACACCGCGGAAGGCGTGCGACGGCTTGAACCGAATTGGCTACGCCTTGCCAGCAGCCTGTCGGCGACCCGTTGGGAGACGCTGCGTCATGTCATCATTCCGGGCGTCCTGGGGCATATCCTGGCCGGATTGCGGCTCGCCATCGGCGTCGTGTGGATCGTGCTCGTGCCCTGCGAAATGCTCGGGGTGTCGGCGGGAGTGGGTTATTTCATCCTCGATACGCGCGATCGGCTCGCTTACTCCGAGTTGATGGCCATGGTGCTCATGATCGGATTGCTTGGCTTTCTTCTCGACGCGGCAGCGCGCGCGCTGATCCGGCTCGCCGCGCCCGGCCGCATGCGCGTACCGGCATGA
- a CDS encoding ABC transporter substrate-binding protein — protein sequence MSMDQFSRRELIKLSALFTAAGALPLLRAYEARAQEADAPVRIGYLPITDATPLLVAHGKGYFEAEGLKAEKPVMLRSWAQVLEAFISGQVNVVHLLSPMTVWARFGSQAPAKVVAWNHTGGSGLSVGPQINSVKELGGKTVAIPFWYSIHNVVLQALLRENGLTPVSKRTGQPQANEVNLVVMAPADMVPALASNQIAGFIVAEPFNATAETLGVGKILRFTGDVWKDHACCVVFMHERDLQQRPEWSQKVVNAMVKAQLWTRENRAETAALLSKEGAQKYTPHTTAVLEKVLSPPEADNAAYLKSGAIRNAAWRERRIDFQPYPFPSYTEELVRRLKDTLIEGDRAFLDRLDPATAARELVDDRFVKAAVTAAGGMAAFGLPESFTRTEVVVA from the coding sequence ATGTCCATGGATCAGTTCTCGCGCCGCGAACTCATCAAACTGTCGGCGCTGTTCACCGCGGCGGGGGCGCTTCCGTTGCTGCGTGCCTATGAGGCGAGGGCGCAGGAGGCTGATGCGCCGGTACGCATCGGCTATCTCCCGATCACCGATGCCACGCCGCTGCTGGTTGCCCACGGTAAAGGTTATTTCGAAGCCGAAGGCCTCAAGGCCGAGAAGCCGGTGATGCTGCGCAGCTGGGCCCAGGTGCTGGAAGCGTTCATCTCCGGCCAGGTGAACGTTGTTCACCTGCTGTCGCCGATGACGGTGTGGGCACGTTTCGGCAGCCAGGCGCCGGCCAAGGTCGTGGCCTGGAATCATACCGGCGGCTCCGGCCTTAGCGTCGGGCCACAGATCAACAGCGTCAAGGAACTCGGCGGCAAGACCGTCGCCATTCCGTTCTGGTACTCGATCCATAATGTGGTTCTGCAGGCGCTGCTGCGGGAAAACGGTCTGACCCCGGTGAGTAAGCGCACGGGTCAACCGCAGGCCAACGAGGTCAATCTCGTCGTCATGGCGCCGGCGGATATGGTGCCCGCGCTCGCGTCCAATCAGATCGCCGGCTTTATCGTTGCCGAGCCTTTCAATGCTACGGCCGAGACGCTCGGCGTTGGCAAGATCCTGCGTTTTACCGGCGACGTCTGGAAGGATCACGCCTGCTGTGTGGTCTTCATGCATGAGCGCGATCTGCAGCAGCGGCCCGAATGGTCGCAGAAGGTCGTCAACGCGATGGTCAAGGCGCAACTCTGGACCCGCGAGAACCGCGCTGAGACCGCGGCGCTGCTGTCCAAGGAGGGTGCCCAAAAGTACACGCCGCATACGACGGCAGTGCTGGAGAAGGTTCTCTCGCCGCCCGAAGCGGATAATGCCGCCTATCTCAAATCCGGCGCGATCCGGAACGCGGCGTGGCGCGAGCGACGTATCGATTTCCAGCCCTATCCGTTTCCGAGCTATACCGAGGAGCTGGTGCGCCGGTTGAAGGATACGCTGATCGAAGGCGACCGCGCGTTCCTCGACAGGCTCGATCCCGCAACCGCGGCACGGGAGCTTGTGGATGACCGCTTCGTCAAGGCTGCGGTGACCGCAGCAGGCGGCATGGCCGCGTTCGGGCTACCGGAATCGTTCACGCGAACGGAAGTGGTCGTCGCGTGA
- a CDS encoding ABC transporter ATP-binding protein: MTQALLQAADIALRYSLAGEHVLHDFSLSLHAGETVSILGPSGVGKSSLLRVLAGLMQPAGGTVQVHGKPLNGAHPRVAMAFQDPSLLPWLSLERNVAFGLDFKHQPQLSASERRARVDAAIDEVGLGHARRLYPDQLSGGMAQRTALARCLARTPEILLLDEPFGALDEVTREEMQHLLLKVVRDHQTAAVLITHDIDEALLLSDRIILLGGAPARQVGDWVIELPKPRDEYVAGLGAIRIHILKALKGTSRRN, from the coding sequence ATGACGCAGGCCTTGCTGCAAGCCGCGGATATCGCGCTCCGCTATTCGCTGGCGGGCGAACACGTGCTGCATGACTTCAGCCTGTCGCTTCATGCCGGTGAGACCGTCAGCATTCTGGGGCCGAGTGGGGTGGGGAAATCCAGCCTGCTGCGTGTGCTCGCAGGTCTGATGCAGCCGGCCGGCGGGACGGTACAGGTGCACGGGAAGCCGTTGAACGGCGCGCATCCACGCGTCGCGATGGCGTTTCAGGATCCGAGCCTGCTGCCGTGGCTTTCGCTGGAGCGCAACGTCGCTTTCGGTCTCGACTTCAAACATCAGCCTCAGCTATCGGCGTCCGAGCGTCGCGCGCGTGTGGATGCCGCCATCGACGAGGTTGGTCTCGGCCATGCCCGCCGCCTTTACCCGGATCAACTGTCCGGCGGCATGGCGCAACGTACAGCGCTCGCCCGCTGCCTTGCGCGCACGCCGGAAATCCTGCTGCTCGACGAACCATTCGGCGCGCTCGACGAGGTCACGCGGGAGGAGATGCAGCATCTGCTGCTTAAAGTCGTGCGCGATCACCAGACGGCGGCCGTCCTCATCACACACGACATCGACGAAGCGCTGCTGCTGTCCGACCGGATCATCCTGCTCGGCGGCGCGCCCGCGCGTCAGGTCGGCGACTGGGTGATCGAGCTACCGAAGCCGCGGGACGAATATGTCGCAGGACTCGGCGCCATCCGGATCCACATTCTTAAGGCCTTGAAAGGCACATCGCGCCGCAACTGA
- a CDS encoding acyl-CoA dehydrogenase family protein — translation MVQLPTELKSWIASNADDLDERADGAASILPRLADADVLRIGVPRAQGGLGGHINDAVGAIAAVSSHSLAVGFVFWGHRTFIEYLLQSPNERLRDRLLPDLLSGRRAGATGLSNAMKFLSGVEALQIKAAVQDGVRTVTGKLPWVTNLRAAGFDVAAAVQGEGGSTPFVASLSSDSAGVRRSPDLALMGMRASSTAAVDLNGVRVSEDDIIHPDAGVWLPQVRPAFLGLQCAMSIGLAKRSLAETELRLNKNRDVLAADVDALSRNLDIAEGQLAVGLLDARFIAAPAPLFRIRLQLAAIVSGAVQLELAASGGQAYLSEPGRSFQRRLREAAFVPIITPSLVQLKTVLREHERRQAIVETA, via the coding sequence ATGGTGCAACTTCCAACCGAACTGAAAAGCTGGATCGCGTCCAACGCCGATGATCTCGATGAGCGAGCGGACGGCGCGGCGAGCATTCTGCCGCGGCTTGCGGACGCGGATGTGCTGCGCATCGGCGTGCCGCGCGCGCAAGGCGGCCTGGGCGGACACATCAACGATGCCGTCGGAGCGATCGCCGCTGTATCCAGCCATTCTCTGGCAGTGGGTTTCGTGTTCTGGGGGCATCGGACATTCATCGAATATCTGCTGCAGAGTCCCAACGAAAGGCTGCGGGACAGACTGCTGCCGGACCTGCTGTCGGGGCGCCGCGCGGGCGCAACCGGGCTCTCGAACGCGATGAAGTTCCTGTCGGGCGTGGAGGCGCTCCAGATCAAGGCAGCAGTGCAGGACGGCGTGCGCACCGTCACCGGAAAGCTGCCTTGGGTGACCAATCTGCGTGCGGCGGGCTTCGACGTCGCGGCAGCAGTGCAGGGCGAAGGCGGATCGACGCCGTTCGTCGCCAGCCTGTCGTCGGACAGCGCGGGGGTGAGGCGCTCGCCCGATCTGGCATTGATGGGAATGCGCGCCAGCAGCACGGCCGCTGTCGACCTCAACGGCGTTCGCGTGAGCGAAGATGACATTATCCATCCCGATGCCGGCGTGTGGCTGCCGCAGGTCCGTCCGGCATTTCTCGGTCTGCAATGCGCCATGTCCATCGGTCTTGCGAAGCGTTCGCTGGCGGAGACTGAGCTTAGGCTCAACAAGAATCGCGACGTACTTGCAGCTGACGTCGACGCGCTGTCGCGCAACCTCGATATCGCGGAAGGGCAACTGGCGGTAGGATTGCTCGATGCACGCTTCATCGCGGCGCCAGCCCCGCTTTTCCGGATTCGGCTGCAACTCGCTGCCATTGTCTCAGGGGCCGTGCAGCTTGAGCTCGCCGCGTCCGGCGGCCAGGCCTATCTGTCGGAGCCCGGCCGGTCGTTCCAGCGTCGTCTGCGCGAGGCGGCCTTTGTGCCGATCATCACGCCGAGCCTGGTGCAGCTCAAGACGGTGCTGCGCGAACACGAGCGCCGTCAGGCGATCGTCGAAACCGCATGA
- a CDS encoding carboxymuconolactone decarboxylase family protein: protein MSRLPLLTIENAPNAAKAGLQTAQINNGFLPNLVRLLANAPAALETYQTVSAINARSGLNLAEREVVQITAAVTHGCGFCVAGHTAIAYKKAGLSEAVVEALRDGRKVLDDRLNAVADFTRAVIRSRGAVSDAEVKAFRAAGFTDANALEVVLGVSLATLCNFANNLGQPPLNDELRPYAWTNASAAAAE from the coding sequence ATGTCCCGACTTCCGTTGCTTACCATCGAGAACGCCCCGAATGCTGCGAAGGCTGGCTTGCAGACCGCTCAGATCAATAACGGCTTTCTTCCCAACCTTGTGCGGTTGCTCGCCAATGCGCCGGCCGCGCTGGAAACCTATCAAACCGTGTCTGCCATCAATGCGAGGAGCGGTTTGAACCTCGCCGAACGCGAGGTCGTGCAGATCACGGCGGCGGTAACGCATGGATGCGGATTCTGCGTCGCCGGGCATACGGCTATCGCCTACAAAAAGGCGGGGCTTTCGGAAGCGGTCGTCGAAGCGCTGCGCGACGGCCGAAAGGTTCTGGATGATCGGCTGAATGCCGTCGCCGATTTCACCCGCGCCGTCATTCGGAGCCGCGGTGCGGTTTCCGACGCCGAGGTAAAGGCGTTTCGCGCCGCCGGCTTCACCGATGCCAATGCTCTGGAGGTCGTGCTTGGCGTCAGCCTCGCGACACTGTGTAATTTCGCCAATAATCTCGGACAACCACCGCTTAACGACGAGTTGCGTCCCTACGCCTGGACGAACGCGTCGGCAGCTGCGGCCGAATAG
- a CDS encoding XRE family transcriptional regulator: MPTDLPAIVGRNVRRLRTRRGDSLERLAKQSGVSRAMLGQIETGKSVPTIGLLWKVANALNVPFANLLHSEAPRGSVVLRRSEAKLLTSSQGQFSSRALFPFEGNHDVEFYELKIAALHRESAEAHAPGTRENLVVVKGVVELTVGSEKPQTLAEGDAVLFEADVPHVYRNLVASEAVLYLVMTYADIAS; this comes from the coding sequence ATGCCAACGGATCTTCCGGCGATTGTCGGTCGCAATGTGCGGCGCCTGCGAACCCGTCGTGGAGATTCGCTGGAGCGGCTTGCCAAGCAGTCGGGCGTAAGCCGCGCGATGCTCGGCCAGATCGAGACCGGCAAGAGTGTGCCGACGATCGGGCTGTTGTGGAAGGTCGCGAATGCGTTGAATGTCCCGTTCGCAAACCTGCTGCATTCCGAGGCGCCGCGTGGGTCGGTGGTGTTGCGGCGCTCGGAGGCGAAGCTGCTCACATCGAGCCAGGGGCAGTTCAGTTCGCGTGCTTTGTTTCCTTTTGAGGGAAATCACGACGTCGAATTTTACGAGCTCAAGATCGCAGCTCTGCATCGCGAGTCGGCGGAGGCGCATGCGCCTGGGACTCGTGAGAATCTGGTGGTCGTTAAGGGCGTGGTTGAACTTACCGTAGGATCGGAGAAGCCGCAGACCTTGGCCGAAGGCGACGCCGTCCTGTTCGAGGCGGACGTGCCGCATGTCTATCGAAACCTCGTTGCGAGCGAGGCCGTGCTCTATCTCGTCATGACCTATGCGGACATTGCGTCGTAG
- a CDS encoding YeeE/YedE family protein — protein sequence MTDGTSVETLTGSSHRDEQAPGIDPALAAFADRKVSVAVALAIVLAIGVSAYVLHGQSSPALAISLLFGAAFGIVLQRARFCFFCMFREWFDDRAPQGVLGLIVALAVGLVGTTLVFGAWLPDAGTGRLPPDAFIGPVSFALVAAGMVFGAGMAISGSCVSAHLYRLGEGSATAPFALIGTIIGFILGFISWNTVYLAAVADASVVWLPRTLGYAGHLLVAGLVLGLIAYAVTRSAPQKPAEHARARDQATAIFVDRWPAWIGGAIIGVLATMSYLRVAPLGVTAEIGSRARQLAGALELAPTRLQGLDGLRGCIAVVRDALLSPNGAFVLGLVAASLASALVAGQFKPQRPRIDHVLRGLTGGVLLGWGAMTGLGCTVGTLFSGITAGALSGWVFGASLFTGTAVTLWSGRRLGLLPRG from the coding sequence GTGACCGACGGCACATCCGTGGAGACCCTCACAGGGTCTTCACATCGCGACGAACAGGCGCCGGGCATCGACCCGGCGCTTGCTGCGTTTGCGGACCGCAAGGTTTCCGTCGCGGTCGCTCTTGCTATTGTGCTGGCAATCGGCGTGTCCGCCTATGTGCTGCACGGGCAGAGCAGTCCGGCGCTCGCCATCTCGCTGCTGTTTGGCGCGGCGTTCGGCATCGTGCTGCAACGCGCAAGGTTCTGCTTCTTCTGCATGTTTCGCGAATGGTTCGATGATCGCGCACCGCAGGGCGTGCTGGGTCTTATTGTGGCGCTGGCCGTCGGCCTGGTCGGCACGACGCTGGTGTTCGGTGCATGGCTGCCGGATGCCGGCACCGGGCGGCTGCCGCCGGATGCGTTCATCGGGCCTGTCAGCTTCGCGCTGGTGGCCGCAGGCATGGTGTTCGGCGCCGGCATGGCCATCTCCGGCTCCTGCGTCAGCGCGCATCTCTATCGGCTTGGCGAGGGATCGGCCACAGCGCCATTCGCACTCATCGGCACAATTATCGGTTTCATACTGGGCTTTATCAGCTGGAACACCGTCTATCTTGCCGCCGTTGCAGATGCATCGGTGGTGTGGCTGCCGCGGACGCTCGGCTATGCCGGGCATCTGCTGGTCGCTGGCCTGGTGCTCGGCCTGATCGCCTATGCCGTGACGCGATCGGCTCCGCAGAAGCCGGCTGAGCATGCGCGCGCACGCGACCAGGCGACCGCGATCTTCGTCGATCGCTGGCCGGCATGGATTGGTGGTGCCATCATCGGCGTGCTCGCGACCATGTCGTATCTGCGCGTCGCGCCACTCGGTGTCACCGCCGAGATCGGCAGCCGCGCGCGACAGCTTGCAGGCGCATTGGAACTTGCACCGACACGGCTGCAAGGCCTCGATGGTCTGCGCGGCTGCATCGCCGTCGTCCGCGACGCGCTGCTGTCGCCAAATGGCGCGTTCGTGCTGGGACTGGTCGCCGCATCGCTAGCCTCGGCGCTGGTGGCCGGGCAGTTCAAGCCGCAACGTCCGCGGATCGACCACGTCCTGCGCGGTCTAACGGGCGGCGTATTGCTGGGATGGGGCGCGATGACCGGCCTCGGCTGCACCGTTGGCACGCTGTTCTCCGGCATCACTGCCGGTGCGTTGTCGGGCTGGGTGTTTGGCGCGTCGCTGTTCACTGGCACGGCGGTCACGCTCTGGAGCGGTCGCCGGCTTGGCCTGTTGCCGCGCGGCTGA